From Streptomyces sp. TLI_235, a single genomic window includes:
- a CDS encoding TPR repeat protein: MKLIGRNDTGARPEPAAVREAHVEADTDAWAQSAEDTQQGLPAQRSYGPESLVRISAQQLVDAVGRYPAADDEPAGEPEDAASFESALAAREQAALEGRHRSAADAGDPGAASQLGAMLLRRGDLEDAEPYLRAAAAAGLRAAANNLGVLLHQRGHRAEAAQWWRQAAVAGSAPAAHALGLQLRDQGEEEAAEYWLHFAAEHGHPLGAYALGDLMEHRRDVRAERWFKVSADAGHREAAYRLARMREAAGDKETAETWYRTAAARSHARAALRLGVLLEERGELDEAARWYRQSAQNGEPRAACALGFLLRDAGDLGAAAEWWQEAAEAGDGNAANALGALHAGRGEAAEAERWYRAALDAGDHNGAFNLGLLCAGTGRETQAEQWYRKAAYAGHREACNALAVVLLQRGDESGAEPWFSKAAEAGSVDGAFNLGVLHAGRGELPQAHEWYARAAAEGHGEAALQLAVVHEQRGHAAGALERYRQAAAGGSAEGAFRLAAVLERRGDADAEIEHWYTVAAEADHRRAQVRMGVRAAERGELQTAEHWYRRAAEAGSRSAAFNLGLLLARQDSENEAMLWYTRAADAGHGRAALRLALLALRRGEPVQAENWCRRAAESGPAEVAERAARLLGALSAELSA, encoded by the coding sequence ATGAAGCTGATCGGTAGGAACGACACGGGCGCGAGGCCCGAGCCGGCCGCCGTGCGGGAGGCGCACGTCGAGGCCGACACCGACGCATGGGCGCAGTCCGCGGAAGACACCCAGCAGGGCCTGCCCGCGCAGCGCAGCTACGGCCCCGAGAGCCTCGTCCGGATCTCCGCGCAGCAGCTCGTCGACGCCGTCGGCCGCTACCCGGCCGCCGACGACGAGCCCGCCGGTGAACCGGAGGACGCCGCCAGCTTCGAGAGCGCCCTCGCGGCCCGCGAGCAGGCCGCCCTGGAGGGCCGTCACCGGTCCGCCGCCGACGCCGGCGACCCCGGTGCCGCCAGCCAGCTCGGCGCGATGCTGCTGCGCCGCGGCGACCTGGAGGACGCCGAGCCGTATCTGCGCGCCGCCGCCGCGGCCGGGCTCCGTGCCGCGGCCAACAACCTCGGCGTGCTGCTGCACCAGCGCGGCCACCGCGCCGAGGCCGCCCAGTGGTGGCGGCAGGCCGCCGTGGCCGGCTCCGCGCCGGCCGCCCACGCGCTCGGCCTCCAGCTGCGCGACCAGGGCGAGGAGGAGGCCGCCGAGTACTGGCTGCACTTCGCAGCCGAGCACGGCCACCCGCTCGGGGCGTACGCCCTGGGCGATCTGATGGAGCATCGGCGCGACGTCCGCGCCGAGCGCTGGTTCAAGGTGTCCGCCGACGCCGGCCACCGGGAGGCCGCCTACCGGCTCGCCCGGATGCGCGAGGCCGCCGGCGACAAGGAGACCGCCGAGACCTGGTACCGCACCGCCGCCGCACGCAGCCACGCGCGCGCCGCACTGCGGCTCGGCGTGCTGCTGGAGGAGCGCGGCGAACTCGACGAGGCGGCCCGCTGGTACCGGCAGTCCGCGCAGAACGGCGAGCCCCGGGCGGCCTGCGCGCTCGGCTTCCTGCTGCGCGACGCCGGCGACCTCGGGGCCGCCGCCGAGTGGTGGCAGGAGGCCGCCGAGGCCGGCGACGGCAACGCCGCCAACGCGCTCGGCGCCCTGCACGCCGGCCGCGGCGAGGCCGCCGAGGCCGAGCGCTGGTACCGCGCCGCACTGGACGCGGGCGACCACAACGGCGCCTTCAACCTCGGCCTGCTCTGCGCCGGCACGGGCCGCGAGACCCAGGCCGAGCAGTGGTACCGCAAGGCCGCGTACGCAGGCCACCGGGAGGCGTGCAACGCGCTCGCCGTGGTGCTGCTGCAGCGCGGCGACGAGTCCGGCGCCGAGCCCTGGTTCTCCAAGGCCGCCGAGGCGGGCAGCGTCGACGGCGCCTTCAACCTGGGCGTGCTGCACGCCGGCCGGGGCGAACTGCCGCAGGCCCACGAGTGGTACGCGCGGGCCGCCGCCGAGGGACACGGCGAGGCCGCACTCCAGCTCGCCGTGGTGCACGAGCAGCGCGGCCACGCGGCCGGGGCGCTGGAGCGCTACCGGCAGGCCGCCGCGGGCGGCTCCGCCGAGGGCGCCTTCCGGCTGGCCGCGGTGCTGGAGCGGCGCGGCGACGCGGACGCCGAGATCGAGCACTGGTACACGGTGGCGGCCGAGGCCGACCACCGCAGAGCCCAGGTGCGGATGGGCGTGCGGGCCGCCGAACGCGGCGAACTGCAGACCGCCGAGCACTGGTACCGGCGGGCGGCCGAGGCGGGCAGCCGCAGCGCCGCCTTCAACCTCGGCCTGCTGCTGGCGCGGCAGGACAGCGAGAACGAGGCCATGCTCTGGTACACCAGAGCCGCCGACGCGGGGCACGGGCGTGCCGCGCTGCGCCTGGCCCTGCTGGCGCTGAGGCGCGGCGAGCCGGTGCAGGCGGAGAACTGGTGCCGGCGGGCCGCGGAGTCCGGCCCGGCCGAGGTGGCGGAGCGCGCGGCCCGGCTGCTCGGCGCGCTGAGCGCGGAACTCAGCGCATAG